In the genome of Persephonella sp. KM09-Lau-8, one region contains:
- the phoU gene encoding phosphate signaling complex protein PhoU yields MLLKPRLEEIRDRLINMAEMADTMIENAVKAIIEHNPEYLKVVDELEPKIDQMEVENETLIITTIARFQPEAKYLRMLVMDLFVNRDLERIGDHAENIKEQAERILTKPKLKEYVDLPIMTDIVLNMVRDAVKSLETLDTELARQVIERDDKVDALHEQIIREIYTYMVEDPKNIKVGIRLITVSSNLERVADIATNLAEEVIYMKEGKMLRHQELEENE; encoded by the coding sequence ATGCTTTTAAAGCCAAGACTTGAAGAAATTAGAGACAGACTTATAAATATGGCCGAGATGGCCGACACAATGATTGAAAATGCAGTTAAGGCAATTATTGAACATAATCCAGAATATTTAAAGGTTGTTGATGAGTTAGAACCAAAGATAGATCAGATGGAAGTTGAAAATGAAACCCTGATAATCACAACAATTGCCAGATTTCAACCGGAAGCAAAATATCTGAGAATGCTGGTAATGGACTTATTTGTTAACAGAGATTTAGAAAGAATAGGCGACCACGCAGAAAACATAAAGGAGCAGGCAGAAAGAATACTGACAAAACCAAAACTTAAAGAATATGTTGACCTTCCTATTATGACAGATATTGTTCTTAATATGGTCAGGGATGCTGTTAAATCTCTGGAAACCCTGGACACAGAGCTGGCAAGACAGGTTATAGAAAGGGATGACAAGGTAGATGCCCTTCATGAACAAATTATTAGAGAAATATACACATATATGGTAGAAGACCCAAAAAATATTAAAGTAGGCATAAGACTGATTACCGTCTCTTCAAATCTTGAAAGGGTTGCAGACATAGCAACAAACCTTGCAGAAGAAGTTATCTACATGAAAGAAGGAAAAATGCTCAGACATCAGGAATTAGAGGAAAATGAATGA
- the pstB gene encoding phosphate ABC transporter ATP-binding protein PstB encodes MSEKEKIKVKDLYFWYSGQGYPDKEKAALKGINLPVYENKVTALIGPSGCGKTTLLRCFNRMHDLYPGNKYEGEILLDGTNILSDNIDLIDLRSRVGMVFQKPTPFPMSIFDNVAYGLKLRGIRDKAELEERVEKALRQAALWDEVKDRLKESATGMSGGQQQRLVIARALAVEPEVLLFDEPTSALDPISTSKIEELVVQLKETVTILIVTHNMQQAARVSDYTAFMYLGELIEFDKTDIIFTAPKEKLTEDYVSGRFG; translated from the coding sequence ATGTCAGAAAAAGAAAAAATAAAGGTGAAAGATTTATACTTCTGGTATTCAGGGCAGGGTTATCCAGATAAGGAAAAGGCAGCATTAAAGGGTATTAATCTACCTGTCTATGAAAATAAGGTAACAGCACTTATTGGACCTTCTGGTTGTGGAAAAACAACTTTGCTTAGATGCTTTAACAGAATGCATGACCTTTATCCAGGAAATAAATATGAGGGAGAAATCCTTTTAGACGGAACTAATATACTCTCTGATAATATTGACCTTATAGACCTTCGCTCCCGGGTTGGAATGGTATTTCAGAAACCTACTCCATTTCCAATGAGTATATTTGATAATGTTGCTTATGGATTAAAACTTAGAGGTATTCGTGATAAAGCAGAGCTTGAGGAAAGGGTAGAAAAGGCTTTAAGACAGGCAGCTCTCTGGGATGAAGTAAAGGACAGACTGAAAGAATCAGCCACAGGAATGTCAGGGGGACAGCAACAGAGACTTGTTATAGCAAGAGCCCTCGCTGTGGAACCTGAAGTTTTACTTTTTGACGAGCCAACATCAGCCCTTGACCCAATATCAACATCAAAGATAGAAGAACTGGTAGTCCAGCTAAAAGAGACAGTAACAATCCTGATAGTTACCCACAATATGCAGCAGGCAGCCCGTGTATCTGATTACACTGCCTTTATGTATCTTGGTGAACTTATTGAATTTGATAAAACTGATATTATATTTACTGCACCTAAAGAAAAACTTACAGAAGATTATGTAAGTGGTAGATTTGGATAA
- a CDS encoding ABC transporter permease subunit, protein MSLVKRRKIKSFIALTLSSIAAGIGLFWLSFILIDVLRHGIAGINWELFTEDPAPPGIPGGGLRNAFVGQLEIVFFAVIIGVPIGILAGTFIAEYARGTKWAQIISFLSDIMVSVPSIVVGTFIYAILVKPQGQLNWGGEVAVGFLSAVIAIIIYGVLNLLTGKILVIKDPKKGKFIKTVLVSISVIIGVLLFIFLSTKLVDRIHGFNGWAGAAALAFIMIPVILRTTEDMLSLVPWTLREAAFALGASYFTVIKDIVYKSAATGILTGVILSISRVAGETAPLLFTSFNNSFFTLDMNEPISSLTVTIFVYAMGPYEDWHTKAWAASFVITFFILLVTLISRGIIHWKYKG, encoded by the coding sequence ATGAGCCTTGTAAAAAGAAGAAAAATAAAAAGTTTTATTGCCCTGACACTTTCATCAATTGCAGCTGGAATAGGTCTTTTCTGGTTGTCTTTTATTCTTATAGATGTTTTAAGACATGGGATAGCAGGTATTAACTGGGAACTTTTCACAGAAGACCCAGCCCCTCCGGGAATTCCGGGAGGAGGATTGAGGAATGCATTTGTAGGACAACTGGAAATAGTATTTTTTGCCGTTATTATAGGGGTTCCCATTGGCATTCTTGCAGGAACATTTATTGCTGAATATGCAAGGGGAACAAAATGGGCACAGATTATAAGCTTTCTGTCTGATATTATGGTATCTGTGCCATCTATTGTTGTAGGCACATTTATATATGCAATTCTTGTAAAGCCTCAGGGACAGTTAAACTGGGGTGGAGAAGTTGCTGTAGGATTTTTATCAGCGGTGATTGCAATAATCATATACGGGGTTCTTAATCTGCTAACAGGAAAAATCCTTGTTATAAAAGACCCTAAAAAAGGAAAATTTATAAAAACAGTTCTAGTTTCTATTTCAGTTATTATCGGTGTATTGCTTTTTATATTCCTGAGCACAAAATTAGTTGACAGAATACATGGATTTAACGGGTGGGCAGGAGCTGCAGCCCTTGCATTCATAATGATACCGGTAATCCTGAGAACTACAGAAGATATGCTTTCCCTTGTTCCATGGACTTTAAGGGAGGCTGCTTTTGCTCTTGGAGCTTCATATTTTACCGTAATAAAGGATATTGTTTATAAATCTGCAGCAACAGGAATTTTAACAGGTGTAATACTTTCTATATCCAGAGTAGCAGGAGAAACAGCACCTTTACTATTTACATCCTTTAATAACTCATTTTTTACTCTGGATATGAATGAGCCTATTTCTTCCCTGACAGTTACAATATTTGTGTATGCCATGGGTCCTTATGAAGACTGGCATACAAAAGCCTGGGCTGCTTCATTTGTAATAACATTTTTCATACTGCTTGTTACTTTAATTTCCAGAGGCATAATCCACTGGAAATACAAGGGATAG
- the pstC gene encoding phosphate ABC transporter permease subunit PstC, protein MKKLKNLPLSDIAFGIISFSASFLVLTLVFSTIFVLYDESSLAIHRFGLLNFIFTVDWDPVKNIFGAAAPLYGTLVTTVLSLAMAIPVALGIAIFLTEVSPKLLKTPIGIAIEMLAAIPSIIYGMWGLFTLAPLMAEYIEPFMQKTLGKIPLIGKLFEGNPQGIDLFTASLILSIMIIPFIASIARDALNLTPNLMKESAYALGATKWEVVKDIMIPYAKLGIYGGIVLALGRALGETMAVAFVLGNNHQITTSLFDAAATITVTLANEFTEADSDIYLSSLFYLALILFSLSFIILAIAKYFLMKAERGYSR, encoded by the coding sequence ATGAAAAAATTAAAAAATCTGCCCCTGTCTGATATTGCATTTGGGATTATTTCTTTCTCCGCTTCATTTCTTGTTTTAACCCTTGTTTTTTCCACAATATTTGTTCTTTATGATGAATCATCACTGGCTATTCATAGATTTGGGCTGCTTAATTTTATTTTTACTGTTGACTGGGATCCTGTTAAAAATATTTTTGGAGCTGCAGCACCCCTTTACGGAACACTGGTTACCACAGTGCTATCTCTGGCAATGGCAATTCCTGTAGCACTTGGAATAGCAATATTCCTGACAGAAGTATCCCCGAAACTACTAAAAACCCCTATAGGAATTGCAATTGAAATGCTTGCTGCAATTCCAAGTATCATATACGGTATGTGGGGACTTTTCACCCTGGCTCCATTAATGGCTGAGTATATAGAGCCCTTTATGCAAAAAACCCTCGGCAAGATACCTTTAATTGGAAAGTTATTTGAAGGAAACCCACAGGGTATAGACCTTTTCACAGCAAGCCTGATACTGAGTATTATGATAATTCCTTTCATAGCAAGTATAGCAAGGGATGCTTTAAATCTAACACCAAATTTAATGAAAGAGTCTGCCTATGCCCTGGGAGCTACAAAATGGGAAGTTGTAAAGGATATTATGATTCCCTATGCAAAGCTTGGGATTTATGGTGGAATTGTTCTGGCTCTTGGAAGAGCACTTGGAGAAACAATGGCTGTGGCATTTGTCCTTGGAAATAACCACCAGATAACAACTTCTTTATTTGACGCAGCTGCCACTATCACAGTAACTCTGGCAAACGAATTTACAGAGGCAGATTCAGATATATATCTGTCATCTCTGTTTTATCTTGCACTGATACTATTTTCATTAAGCTTTATAATCCTTGCTATTGCAAAATATTTCCTTATGAAAGCTGAAAGGGGATACTCAAGATGA
- the pstS gene encoding phosphate ABC transporter substrate-binding protein PstS — translation MKKLLAGIITTGILTCSVFAGDTINGAGATFPYPVYQAWAYMYYKATGIKLNYQSIGSGGGIRQIKNRTVDFGASDAPLPPEKLDEYKLYQFPAIIGGVVPVVNIPGIKGGQLKLDADTLCHIYLGDIKYWDNQKIKALNPDLNLPHKEISVVHRADGSGTTAIFTNYLAGACEDWKNKVGAGKAVKWPVGIGGKGNEGVANYVKRLKYSIGYVEFAYAKQNRLSYTLLKNPAGKFVAPSIETFKAAGATAQFDPKKHFYLWMVNAPGENAWPIAGASFILEAREKTEVNKKVNKFFKWAFENGDKIAERLDYVPLPKELKEKIYNYWKEHNINP, via the coding sequence ATGAAAAAATTATTAGCAGGAATAATAACAACAGGAATACTGACTTGTTCAGTATTTGCAGGGGATACAATAAACGGAGCAGGAGCAACATTTCCATATCCAGTTTATCAGGCATGGGCTTATATGTACTACAAAGCCACAGGTATAAAACTTAATTACCAATCAATAGGTTCAGGTGGAGGTATAAGACAGATAAAAAATAGAACAGTGGATTTTGGTGCATCAGACGCACCTTTACCACCTGAAAAGTTAGATGAATACAAGCTTTACCAGTTCCCAGCAATAATTGGTGGAGTCGTTCCAGTTGTAAATATTCCAGGAATAAAAGGAGGACAGCTAAAATTAGATGCTGATACTCTGTGTCATATCTATCTTGGGGATATAAAATACTGGGACAACCAGAAAATAAAAGCCCTGAACCCAGACCTGAACCTTCCACACAAAGAAATATCAGTAGTTCACAGGGCAGATGGTTCAGGAACAACGGCTATATTCACAAACTACCTTGCAGGCGCATGTGAAGACTGGAAAAACAAGGTTGGTGCTGGAAAAGCAGTTAAATGGCCAGTGGGAATAGGCGGAAAAGGAAATGAAGGTGTTGCAAACTACGTCAAAAGATTAAAATACTCCATTGGATATGTTGAGTTTGCTTATGCAAAACAAAACAGACTTTCTTATACATTACTGAAAAATCCTGCAGGAAAGTTTGTTGCACCATCAATAGAAACATTCAAAGCAGCAGGTGCAACAGCCCAGTTTGACCCTAAAAAACATTTTTATCTCTGGATGGTAAATGCTCCTGGTGAAAATGCATGGCCAATTGCAGGAGCATCATTTATTCTGGAAGCAAGGGAGAAAACAGAGGTAAACAAAAAGGTAAACAAATTCTTCAAATGGGCTTTTGAAAATGGTGACAAAATAGCAGAAAGACTGGATTACGTTCCTTTACCAAAAGAGCTGAAAGAAAAAATCTACAACTACTGGAAAGAGCATAATATAAATCCGTAA
- a CDS encoding porin: MKKAVIITAILGCVGLASAEEIHNPILKKLYEKGILTKEEALELDKKEEKKLIKHANVIKKDSPEFLLGKETHPNLKIRPFDNPDMYIKLGIRIQGTFENYKVDYNDPTKEDIDTWDAYMRRVRFEVGVGFSKHVSFMMDIRNDKANYQDKGEGNFKVGDAYLKIKKPFGTSLVNFKFYRAKIDVSRTETVKSAWVIHYDRPHVADEAAQFISHNRRATNAQIYGNWKKKIHYQLAFGDSVYSGKFHDAKGNTPDGISEQDFFYGGKLILSPIPGWEETKRTETYFGRGKHIEVGIGYWRVPKIKYTDNSGTHSIDRTLINYEFSAHYKGAFIQYEYFDFDGVEKDFTDTRYELGKSNGWYITGEYVIPQLYYIAPFARYEEWKKWKGEGDYKLKSTVVGINWYLRGNSTKVGIAYQEDDYGKDIGDKKIKRIKFTSQWFF; the protein is encoded by the coding sequence ATGAAAAAGGCAGTTATAATCACTGCAATTTTAGGCTGTGTAGGTTTAGCTTCAGCTGAAGAAATCCACAATCCTATCTTAAAAAAACTTTATGAAAAAGGAATTTTAACAAAGGAAGAAGCTTTAGAGCTGGACAAAAAAGAAGAAAAAAAATTGATAAAACATGCAAATGTAATAAAAAAAGACTCTCCTGAATTTCTACTGGGTAAAGAAACTCACCCTAACCTGAAAATCAGGCCTTTTGACAATCCTGACATGTATATCAAGTTAGGTATCAGAATACAGGGAACATTTGAAAATTATAAAGTAGATTATAACGACCCTACAAAAGAGGATATAGATACCTGGGACGCATATATGAGAAGGGTCAGGTTTGAAGTAGGAGTAGGGTTTTCTAAACATGTATCCTTTATGATGGATATAAGAAATGATAAGGCAAACTATCAGGATAAAGGAGAAGGTAATTTTAAAGTAGGGGATGCTTATCTGAAAATTAAAAAGCCTTTTGGAACTTCCCTTGTCAATTTCAAATTTTACAGAGCTAAAATAGATGTATCCAGAACAGAAACAGTAAAATCAGCTTGGGTTATTCATTATGACCGTCCACATGTTGCAGATGAAGCAGCTCAATTCATATCCCATAATCGCCGTGCAACAAATGCACAGATATACGGTAACTGGAAGAAAAAAATCCATTACCAGTTAGCATTTGGGGATTCAGTATACTCAGGAAAATTCCATGACGCTAAAGGAAACACTCCTGATGGTATAAGTGAGCAGGACTTTTTCTATGGAGGTAAATTAATTTTATCTCCAATTCCTGGATGGGAAGAAACCAAAAGAACAGAAACATACTTTGGTAGAGGTAAACATATAGAAGTAGGTATTGGATACTGGAGAGTACCAAAAATAAAATATACAGATAATAGTGGAACTCACTCTATAGATAGAACGCTAATTAATTATGAATTTTCTGCCCATTACAAAGGAGCTTTTATACAGTATGAATACTTTGATTTTGATGGAGTTGAAAAAGATTTTACAGACACAAGATACGAATTAGGAAAATCTAACGGTTGGTATATAACAGGTGAATACGTTATCCCACAGTTATACTATATTGCTCCATTTGCAAGATATGAGGAATGGAAAAAATGGAAAGGAGAAGGGGATTACAAACTAAAATCAACAGTGGTTGGTATTAACTGGTATCTAAGAGGAAATTCGACAAAAGTTGGGATTGCATATCAGGAAGATGATTATGGCAAAGATATCGGAGACAAAAAAATCAAAAGAATTAAATTTACATCCCAATGGTTTTTCTAA
- a CDS encoding Bax inhibitor-1 family protein: MEARNISIPQQIEKSNLLAKTYMLLTLGFLTMAGGTVVGLQFIPQMLSLGKWGLLIVSLLATIGTMLLALFNQRNTLGYVFFLLFTFTIGFFDAPAIAVIFSSPALIEIFKQAFVITAVVTGSLTAYVFITKKDFSFLGGFLFTGLIIVVVMAVVSLFWQNTTLEFVISGMGALVFSGFILYDTSRLIYEKSTAVEIAIALFLDIINLFWSIFNLLNILKGEE, translated from the coding sequence ATGGAAGCAAGAAATATCTCAATACCGCAGCAAATTGAGAAATCCAATCTATTGGCAAAAACATATATGCTTTTAACACTTGGATTTTTAACAATGGCAGGGGGTACAGTTGTAGGTTTGCAATTTATTCCCCAGATGTTGTCCCTGGGTAAATGGGGTCTCCTGATTGTTTCTCTACTTGCAACTATAGGAACAATGCTCCTTGCTCTATTTAATCAAAGGAATACACTTGGCTACGTATTTTTCCTGCTTTTTACATTTACAATCGGGTTTTTTGATGCACCAGCAATCGCTGTTATATTCAGTTCCCCTGCACTGATTGAAATATTCAAACAGGCTTTTGTGATAACTGCTGTTGTTACCGGTAGTTTAACAGCTTATGTATTTATCACAAAAAAGGATTTTAGCTTTTTAGGTGGTTTTCTGTTTACGGGACTGATTATTGTTGTGGTTATGGCTGTTGTAAGCCTGTTCTGGCAGAATACCACTCTGGAGTTTGTGATTTCTGGAATGGGTGCACTGGTGTTCTCAGGTTTTATCCTGTATGACACTTCCAGACTTATATATGAAAAATCAACAGCTGTTGAGATTGCAATTGCATTATTTCTGGATATTATTAACCTGTTCTGGTCAATATTTAATCTGCTGAATATTTTAAAAGGTGAGGAATAA
- a CDS encoding bifunctional 3,4-dihydroxy-2-butanone-4-phosphate synthase/GTP cyclohydrolase II, translated as MEMKFNTIEEAIEDIKNGKMVIVVDDPDRENEGDLVMAAEKVTPEAINFMAKEGRGLICLSLTPERCKELDIPLMTNTNTDPKGTAFCLSIDAHPDFGTTTGISAYDRAITIKLAVSPDAKPSDFVRPGHVFPLMARPGGVLERTGHTEASVDLAKLAGLYPAGVICEIMKEDGTMARLPDLMKFAKKHNLKIITIADLVKYRLKSEKLVSREAEAYLPTKFGTFKVYAYKSKVDGSEHVALVMGEIKPDEPVLVRVHSECLTGDIFGSLRCDCQSQLHSALRMIAKEGKGVLVYMRGHEGRGIGIVNKIKAYKLQDEGYDTVEANHKLGFQADLRDFGTGAQILLDLGVRKMRLMTNNPRKIVALQGFGLEIVERVPIITETNPYNKNYLKTKKIRLGHLLDELQGESCQLDHEDLQREDKNS; from the coding sequence ATGGAAATGAAATTTAACACAATTGAAGAGGCAATTGAGGATATTAAAAACGGCAAGATGGTTATTGTTGTTGATGACCCTGACAGAGAAAATGAAGGCGACTTGGTAATGGCAGCCGAGAAGGTAACCCCTGAAGCAATTAACTTTATGGCAAAAGAAGGACGCGGTCTTATATGTCTTTCCCTTACCCCAGAAAGATGTAAAGAACTTGATATACCATTGATGACCAACACCAATACAGACCCAAAAGGAACAGCATTCTGTTTATCAATAGATGCCCATCCTGATTTTGGAACAACAACAGGTATTTCAGCTTACGACAGAGCTATCACAATAAAGCTGGCCGTTTCTCCTGATGCCAAACCTTCTGATTTTGTTAGACCTGGACATGTTTTTCCTCTAATGGCTCGTCCAGGTGGAGTTTTAGAAAGAACAGGACATACAGAAGCATCTGTTGACCTTGCCAAGCTGGCAGGCTTATATCCTGCAGGAGTAATATGCGAAATTATGAAAGAAGATGGCACAATGGCAAGACTGCCAGACCTGATGAAATTTGCAAAGAAACATAATTTAAAAATCATAACCATAGCTGACCTTGTTAAATACAGACTGAAAAGCGAAAAGTTAGTAAGCAGAGAGGCAGAAGCATACCTTCCAACAAAATTCGGCACGTTCAAGGTTTATGCATATAAAAGTAAAGTTGATGGCTCTGAACATGTTGCACTGGTAATGGGTGAGATAAAGCCAGATGAACCTGTTCTGGTCAGGGTGCATTCTGAATGTTTAACAGGGGATATCTTTGGTTCCCTTAGATGTGATTGTCAGTCCCAGCTCCATTCAGCCCTCAGAATGATAGCAAAAGAGGGAAAAGGAGTTCTGGTTTATATGAGGGGACATGAAGGCAGAGGCATAGGAATAGTCAACAAAATAAAAGCATATAAACTACAAGATGAAGGTTATGATACTGTGGAAGCAAATCATAAATTAGGTTTTCAGGCAGACCTGAGGGATTTTGGAACAGGTGCACAGATATTATTAGACCTTGGCGTTAGAAAGATGAGACTTATGACAAACAATCCAAGAAAAATAGTTGCTCTGCAGGGATTTGGTCTGGAAATAGTTGAAAGAGTTCCAATTATTACAGAAACAAATCCATACAATAAAAATTATCTTAAAACCAAAAAAATAAGACTGGGACACCTGTTAGACGAACTTCAGGGAGAAAGCTGTCAGTTAGACCATGAAGATTTACAGAGAGAAGATAAAAATAGCTGA
- the rimI gene encoding ribosomal protein S18-alanine N-acetyltransferase: MKIYREKIKIADFNKEYLPQVQEILKENFEYPWSEEQILSSNAFSIKKVFLYENNPVAFFAGELIFSEGSISMIAVKKELQGKGIGKYVISWFIDLCKQKGINNIWLEVSQNNKKAIRFYESFGFTTQDIRKNYYKDGSDALIMKLSL, translated from the coding sequence ATGAAGATTTACAGAGAGAAGATAAAAATAGCTGATTTTAACAAAGAATACCTCCCTCAAGTTCAGGAAATATTAAAAGAGAATTTTGAGTATCCCTGGTCTGAAGAGCAAATTCTTTCCTCTAATGCTTTTTCTATAAAAAAAGTTTTTCTCTATGAAAATAATCCTGTGGCATTTTTTGCAGGGGAACTGATATTTTCAGAAGGTTCAATCTCAATGATAGCAGTCAAGAAAGAGCTTCAAGGAAAAGGTATTGGGAAATATGTTATAAGCTGGTTTATAGACCTGTGCAAACAAAAAGGGATAAACAATATCTGGCTGGAAGTTTCCCAGAATAATAAAAAAGCTATCAGATTTTATGAAAGTTTCGGCTTTACAACACAGGATATTAGGAAAAATTATTACAAAGATGGCTCAGATGCTCTAATTATGAAACTTAGTCTTTAA
- the hpt gene encoding hypoxanthine phosphoribosyltransferase: MEIKGKKASILISEQEIKEKVKQLGQQISKDFEGKELLVVGILKGSFIFMADLVREIQGKVYIDFMQVSSYHTSMESSGEVIFVKDLSTDIKGKNVLIVDDIIDTGRTLEALVEALSQREPNIIKTCVLLDKKERREVNYDADYVGFVIPDKFVIGYGLDWAEEGRTLKDIYAVED, encoded by the coding sequence ATGGAAATAAAAGGCAAAAAAGCATCTATTTTAATTTCAGAGCAAGAAATAAAAGAAAAAGTCAAACAGCTGGGACAGCAGATTAGTAAAGATTTTGAAGGAAAAGAATTATTAGTGGTTGGTATCCTGAAAGGCTCTTTTATTTTTATGGCTGATTTGGTAAGAGAAATACAGGGAAAAGTTTATATAGATTTTATGCAGGTTTCTTCTTATCATACAAGTATGGAAAGTTCAGGAGAAGTTATCTTTGTTAAAGATTTATCAACGGATATAAAAGGAAAAAATGTGCTGATAGTTGATGATATTATAGACACAGGTAGAACACTGGAAGCCCTTGTGGAAGCTTTATCCCAGAGGGAGCCTAACATAATAAAAACCTGTGTTTTACTGGACAAAAAAGAAAGAAGAGAAGTTAATTACGATGCTGATTATGTAGGATTTGTCATACCTGATAAATTTGTTATAGGCTATGGTTTAGACTGGGCAGAAGAAGGCAGGACATTAAAAGATATCTATGCAGTGGAGGATTAA
- the moaCB gene encoding bifunctional molybdenum cofactor biosynthesis protein MoaC/MoaB, producing MGFKPVDVSGKFETIRTAKAEGKIYLSPESVEMIKEGKVPKGDVLLASQMAGLLGAKRTSDILPFCHNIMIDHVVVDTQLQEDGVYVIAEVKCVGRTGVEMEALTAVSAALLNVYDMLKAFDKNMVISDIKLVSKRGGKSDWAEDLSGLKCAVITLSDTCYQGEAEDRSGKTAIDIIENEFGGQVVHYKILPDDKDMIVNELKELTDKVDIIFTTGGTGFSKRDVTPEATKEVIRKEMIGFSEAMRIVGIKFTPKSLLSRGVCGILGDATLVINLPGSTGGVKDNIRLVAPLLKHAIRMAKGEKKH from the coding sequence ATGGGATTTAAACCTGTTGATGTATCAGGAAAGTTTGAAACAATCAGGACAGCAAAGGCGGAAGGCAAGATATATTTATCCCCTGAGTCCGTAGAAATGATAAAAGAAGGCAAAGTTCCAAAAGGAGATGTTTTGCTTGCTTCCCAGATGGCAGGTTTACTGGGAGCAAAAAGAACCTCTGATATACTTCCATTTTGCCATAATATAATGATCGACCATGTTGTTGTGGATACACAGCTTCAGGAAGACGGAGTTTATGTAATAGCCGAGGTTAAATGTGTAGGCAGAACAGGAGTTGAGATGGAGGCTTTAACAGCTGTTTCTGCAGCACTACTTAATGTTTATGATATGCTCAAAGCCTTTGATAAAAACATGGTTATATCTGATATAAAACTTGTTTCCAAAAGAGGTGGTAAATCAGACTGGGCTGAGGATTTATCAGGACTTAAATGTGCTGTGATTACCCTCAGTGATACATGCTATCAGGGAGAAGCCGAAGATAGAAGTGGAAAAACAGCTATTGATATTATTGAAAATGAGTTCGGCGGTCAGGTTGTTCATTATAAGATACTTCCTGATGATAAGGATATGATTGTTAATGAACTAAAAGAGCTTACAGATAAAGTGGATATTATATTTACCACAGGTGGAACAGGATTTAGTAAAAGGGATGTTACCCCAGAAGCTACTAAAGAAGTAATTAGAAAAGAGATGATAGGATTTTCTGAAGCTATGAGGATTGTTGGGATTAAATTTACTCCAAAATCTCTACTTTCAAGAGGTGTATGTGGAATTTTAGGGGATGCAACTCTTGTTATAAATCTCCCTGGTTCAACAGGTGGAGTTAAGGATAATATCAGACTTGTTGCTCCACTATTAAAACATGCAATAAGAATGGCCAAAGGTGAGAAAAAACACTGA
- a CDS encoding DUF4416 family protein, translated as MRKNTEAYLGFALMWKEERYLLLAEEILKKEFADFKIQSEPFKPPFSKYYHKEMGSPLYKKFVITELIIDKSEIVKVKKMAMDIEDKYRIEGNRTVNIDPFYIDKEQLVVSTSKYRGNRIYMGDGVFVELELFYHHGSFQPFIWTYVDYKEHIPFFNIVRKQL; from the coding sequence GTGAGAAAAAACACTGAGGCTTATCTTGGTTTTGCACTTATGTGGAAGGAGGAGAGATACCTCCTTCTTGCTGAAGAAATATTAAAAAAGGAATTTGCAGATTTTAAAATTCAATCAGAGCCTTTTAAACCTCCATTTTCAAAGTATTACCATAAAGAGATGGGCAGTCCCTTATACAAAAAATTTGTTATAACTGAACTGATTATTGATAAGTCAGAAATTGTCAAAGTAAAAAAAATGGCTATGGATATTGAAGATAAATACAGAATAGAAGGTAATAGGACAGTTAATATAGACCCGTTTTATATTGATAAAGAACAGCTTGTTGTTTCTACTTCAAAATACAGAGGAAATAGAATTTATATGGGGGATGGTGTTTTTGTGGAATTAGAGCTGTTTTACCACCATGGCTCATTCCAGCCTTTTATATGGACTTATGTAGATTATAAAGAGCATATTCCCTTTTTTAATATTGTTAGAAAACAGTTGTGA